The following proteins come from a genomic window of Sesamum indicum cultivar Zhongzhi No. 13 linkage group LG10, S_indicum_v1.0, whole genome shotgun sequence:
- the LOC105171522 gene encoding uncharacterized protein LOC105171522 isoform X1, giving the protein MAASHYAASRTTSLHHRHRQLTSETPNPRKRVLLISCFSTSFPDKPTRRKNRLRQKILETFRKPIIPEAPPANPDVPIDSSPIQESGNIQEVQESDKSRNSEAGNEEVQEFEEMREVEVSMPAGGSVDRSIGVLAKNSILKYGLWLVGAFVFQTVCATWVFGSAGVDNKNELFDGDEKNSVLEVGGNEGKSRVRIVLNGKMGVENSALNSIIYVDELEMERKIEEIRAMARKAREKERLESKTNGFEGEDNEETNGGRSLKSGIEEEVDNRLDKLRKKLENARKKIPVASVGYSRKEKDEVEKGELDETGANGAFLFKKKYKFKGSASDPTEKPKGFIGSDDFSVNKSKESGNGEKGYEYFQSGNHDNDAVSLGDGENQPQLSGVDPKGSDAVKVVEEDRMKGMSEMTESSKTTRKKVGKERGTSKRGKGKGEPKPKVIDGIANSRSAFEAVEAGKSNAEAVRSRKSSAQNMNEEKLSTDSLKGKGFGVAKSAVKRNSETDFWWSKLPYVLAILMQRGHDGPGEGLYTLKNISSAEDRISHVVAFEDRADANNFCYLLQSFFEDLEDFKADVVPLTVKEVNEAVESNTMRVIVVKKGQLKLYAGQPLVDAETALRALI; this is encoded by the exons ATGGCGGCTTCGCACTACGCCGCCAGCAGAACTACCTCTCTccaccaccgccaccgccAGTTGACCTCTGAAACACCCAATCCCAGGAAACGCGTTTTATTGATTTCCTGCTTTTCCACTTCATTCCCGGATAAACCCACCAGAAGAAAAAATCGCCTCCGTCAGAAAATCCTTGAAACCTTTAGAAAACCGATTATCCCCGAGGCTCCTCCTGCAAACCCTGATGTCCCCATTGATTCCTCACCCATCCAAGAGTCTGGTAATATTCAGGAAGTGCAAGAATCTGACAAGTCCAGGAATTCAGAAGCTGGAAATGAAGAAGTTCAAGAATTCGAAGAAATGAGGGAGGTTGAGGTTTCAATGCCTGCTGGAGGTAGTGTTGATAGAAGTATTGGTGTATTagctaaaaattcaatcttgaaATACGGGTTGTGGTTGGTTGGGGCTTTTGTCTTCCAGACCGTTTGTGCTACTTGGGTTTTTGGTTCTGCTGGTGTTgacaataaaaatgaattattcgATGGGGATGAGAAGAATTCAGTTCTTGAAGTGGGAGGAAACGAAGGTAAATCAAGGGTGAGAATTGTTTTGAACGGAAAAATGGGGGTGGAGAATAGTGCCCTTAACTCAATTATTTATGTGGATGAGttggaaatggagaggaaaattgaggaaatTCGGGCAATGGCAAGGAAGGCGAGGGAAAAGGAAAGACTAGAGTCCAAGACGAATGGTTTTGAAGGTGAGGACAATGAGGAAACTAATGGGGGAAGATCTCTTAAAAGTGGGATTGAGGAGGAGGTTGACAACCGATTGGATAAGTTGagaaaaaagttagaaaatgCTCGTAAGAAAATACCAGTGGCATCAGTTGGGTATTCAAGGAAGGAAAAGGATGAGGTTGAGAAGGGTGAATTGGATGAGACAGGGGCCAATGGggcttttttatttaagaagaaGTATAAATTCAAAGGTTCGGCTAGTGATCCAACAGAGAAACCAAAGGGTTTTATAGGTTCAGATGATTTCTCGGTTAATAAGTCTAAGGAAAGTGGAAATGGGGAGAAGGGGTATGAGTATTTTCAAAGTGGGAATCATGATAATGATGCAGTTAGTTTAGGTGATGGGGAAAATCAGCCACAACTGTCTGGTGTTGATCCAAAGGGCAGTGATGCAGTTAAAGTGGTGGAAGAGGATAGAATGAAAGGCATGTCAGAGATGACTGAATCCAGTAAGACTACAAGGAAGAAGGTGGGGAAAGAAAGAGGTACAAGCAAGCGAGGAAAGGGAAAAGGTGAACCGAAACCGAAGGTGATAGATG GCATTGCTAATTCCAGGTCTGCCTTTGAAGCAGTAGAAGCTGGGAAATCAAATGCTGAGGCTGTGAGGTCAAGAAAATCTAGTGCTCAGAACATGAACGAGGAGAAACTGTCGACTGATAGTTTAAAAGGCAAAGGATTTGGAGTTGCTAAATCAGCAGTAAAACGCAATAGTGAGACTGACTTTTGGTGGTCAAAACTTCCTTATGTTCTG gCTATACTTATGCAAAGAGGCCATGATGGACCCGGTGAAGGACTTTATACATTGAAAAACATTTCTAGTGCAGAGGATCGAATATCTCATGTGGTTGCTTTTGAGGACCGTGCTGATGCCAACAATTTCTGCTATCTCCTTCAATCCTTCTTTGAAGATCTGGAAGACTTCAAAGCTGATGTTGTTCCATTAACAGTAAAG GAAGTAAATGAAGCAGTTGAATCAAATACCATGAGAGTGATTGTTGTCAAGAAAGGGCAACTTAAGCTGTACGCAGGACAACCACTTGTGGATGCTGAGACAGCACTACGTGCTCTGATTTAG
- the LOC105171522 gene encoding uncharacterized protein LOC105171522 isoform X2 produces the protein MAASHYAASRTTSLHHRHRQLTSETPNPRKRVLLISCFSTSFPDKPTRRKNRLRQKILETFRKPIIPEAPPANPDVPIDSSPIQESGNIQEVQESDKSRNSEAGNEEVQEFEEMREVEVSMPAGGSVDRSIGVLAKNSILKYGLWLVGAFVFQTVCATWVFGSAGVDNKNELFDGDEKNSVLEVGGNEGKSRVRIVLNGKMGVENSALNSIIYVDELEMERKIEEIRAMARKAREKERLESKTNGFEGEDNEETNGGRSLKSGIEEEVDNRLDKLRKKLENARKKIPVASVGYSRKEKDEVEKGELDETGANGAFLFKKKYKFKGSASDPTEKPKGFIGSDDFSVNKSKESGNGEKGYEYFQSGNHDNDAVSLGDGENQPQLSGVDPKGSDAVKVVEEDRMKGMSEMTESSKTTRKKVGKERGTSKRGKGKGEPKPKVIDVEAGKSNAEAVRSRKSSAQNMNEEKLSTDSLKGKGFGVAKSAVKRNSETDFWWSKLPYVLAILMQRGHDGPGEGLYTLKNISSAEDRISHVVAFEDRADANNFCYLLQSFFEDLEDFKADVVPLTVKEVNEAVESNTMRVIVVKKGQLKLYAGQPLVDAETALRALI, from the exons ATGGCGGCTTCGCACTACGCCGCCAGCAGAACTACCTCTCTccaccaccgccaccgccAGTTGACCTCTGAAACACCCAATCCCAGGAAACGCGTTTTATTGATTTCCTGCTTTTCCACTTCATTCCCGGATAAACCCACCAGAAGAAAAAATCGCCTCCGTCAGAAAATCCTTGAAACCTTTAGAAAACCGATTATCCCCGAGGCTCCTCCTGCAAACCCTGATGTCCCCATTGATTCCTCACCCATCCAAGAGTCTGGTAATATTCAGGAAGTGCAAGAATCTGACAAGTCCAGGAATTCAGAAGCTGGAAATGAAGAAGTTCAAGAATTCGAAGAAATGAGGGAGGTTGAGGTTTCAATGCCTGCTGGAGGTAGTGTTGATAGAAGTATTGGTGTATTagctaaaaattcaatcttgaaATACGGGTTGTGGTTGGTTGGGGCTTTTGTCTTCCAGACCGTTTGTGCTACTTGGGTTTTTGGTTCTGCTGGTGTTgacaataaaaatgaattattcgATGGGGATGAGAAGAATTCAGTTCTTGAAGTGGGAGGAAACGAAGGTAAATCAAGGGTGAGAATTGTTTTGAACGGAAAAATGGGGGTGGAGAATAGTGCCCTTAACTCAATTATTTATGTGGATGAGttggaaatggagaggaaaattgaggaaatTCGGGCAATGGCAAGGAAGGCGAGGGAAAAGGAAAGACTAGAGTCCAAGACGAATGGTTTTGAAGGTGAGGACAATGAGGAAACTAATGGGGGAAGATCTCTTAAAAGTGGGATTGAGGAGGAGGTTGACAACCGATTGGATAAGTTGagaaaaaagttagaaaatgCTCGTAAGAAAATACCAGTGGCATCAGTTGGGTATTCAAGGAAGGAAAAGGATGAGGTTGAGAAGGGTGAATTGGATGAGACAGGGGCCAATGGggcttttttatttaagaagaaGTATAAATTCAAAGGTTCGGCTAGTGATCCAACAGAGAAACCAAAGGGTTTTATAGGTTCAGATGATTTCTCGGTTAATAAGTCTAAGGAAAGTGGAAATGGGGAGAAGGGGTATGAGTATTTTCAAAGTGGGAATCATGATAATGATGCAGTTAGTTTAGGTGATGGGGAAAATCAGCCACAACTGTCTGGTGTTGATCCAAAGGGCAGTGATGCAGTTAAAGTGGTGGAAGAGGATAGAATGAAAGGCATGTCAGAGATGACTGAATCCAGTAAGACTACAAGGAAGAAGGTGGGGAAAGAAAGAGGTACAAGCAAGCGAGGAAAGGGAAAAGGTGAACCGAAACCGAAGGTGATAGATG TAGAAGCTGGGAAATCAAATGCTGAGGCTGTGAGGTCAAGAAAATCTAGTGCTCAGAACATGAACGAGGAGAAACTGTCGACTGATAGTTTAAAAGGCAAAGGATTTGGAGTTGCTAAATCAGCAGTAAAACGCAATAGTGAGACTGACTTTTGGTGGTCAAAACTTCCTTATGTTCTG gCTATACTTATGCAAAGAGGCCATGATGGACCCGGTGAAGGACTTTATACATTGAAAAACATTTCTAGTGCAGAGGATCGAATATCTCATGTGGTTGCTTTTGAGGACCGTGCTGATGCCAACAATTTCTGCTATCTCCTTCAATCCTTCTTTGAAGATCTGGAAGACTTCAAAGCTGATGTTGTTCCATTAACAGTAAAG GAAGTAAATGAAGCAGTTGAATCAAATACCATGAGAGTGATTGTTGTCAAGAAAGGGCAACTTAAGCTGTACGCAGGACAACCACTTGTGGATGCTGAGACAGCACTACGTGCTCTGATTTAG